The following is a genomic window from Strix aluco isolate bStrAlu1 chromosome 27, bStrAlu1.hap1, whole genome shotgun sequence.
tggggggcagcCTGAAGCACCCCGAGCCGGCGCACGGCGGGGAGCCCCTGGCCCGGTGCTACTCCTCCGGCTCCATGGGCGAGCCCGGCAAGGTGGGGGGCAAGGGACGCCCCGCCGGCGGCAGGACCCCACCgcgggcccccccggccccccccgccaaGGCCTCCCGCAGCCCCCACGGCAGCCCCACCAAACTGCCCACCAAGGCGGGCGCCGGCAAAGCCGGGACGCCGCGGggcgaggaggcggcgggggccaAGGCGGTGGCCCCCCACAAAACGCCGCCGGTCCCCGAACCCCCCGGCACAGGCGGGGGGCCGCCGCCACCCCCGctgccgggcgctgccgccgggcACTCGGCCATCGAGGAGAAGGTGATGAAGGGCATCGAGGAGAACGTGCTGCGGCTGCAGGGGCAGGAGCGGGCGCCGGCCGGAGAAGCCAAGGGCAAGGGGGCCAGCGGCTTGGCCAGCTGGTTCGGGCTCCGGCGCAGCAAACTGCCGGCGCTGAGCCGGCGCGGGGACGGCGGCCGCGGGCGGGAGTGGGCCGGGACGCCGGCTCCTCTGCGTCGGGAGGTCAAACTGGCCGCCCGTAAATTGGAAGCCGAAAGCCTCAACATCTCGAAGCTGATGGAGAAGGCGGAGGATCTGCGCAAGGCGCTGCGGGAGGAACACGCCTTCCTGCAGGGGCTGGCGCTGGAGAAGGGGCGCCCGCGCgggcccccccgcggccccggccaCCTCCCGGTCATGTACCAGGAGGTGACGGCCGAGACCTTCATGCAGCAGCTGCTCGACAGGTCGGTGCCCACCTGGGTGGGGTTGGGGGGTgccctctgtgcccccccccccgccccagcctgcACTGAGGGgaccctgtgtccccccccccagggtgGACGGGAAGGACGCGCCCTACGAGAGCCGCCTGGACAAGCGGGAGCTGTGTGACCTCCGGCACGTCCCTCCCGACGCCAAAGACCCCCGGCTCTGCCGCCCGGCCCGCAACGGCATCGTGGGGCACCTGCGGGAGCCCCCCGACAAGGTGAGgaccccacccccccgccccgcacacACACTGTCACTGCTCTGGGGTGACCCCACAGCCGCTCACCCTCTGCtctcccccccacaccccaaaatTCAGGTGCCCGACGTGGGGCTCCGGGACGAGCTGCCGTCGGACGAGAGCTTGTCCGAGTCGGGGACGGCGCAGCACTTCGCCGgtgaggggggggccggggggtgcaatatggtggggaaggggggggataCGGTGGGGAGGGGGGCACCGGGGTGgctcctcctttccccccctAACCACACCAGCACTGACCCCTCCCCTTGTGCCCACAGCCTGCGGGTCGCTGACGCGGACGCTGGACAGTGGAATCGGGACCTTCCCCCCCCCCGACTACGGGGGGGTCCCCGCCAagagcaccccaaaaccccgGGGCCGCCCCGAGCCGCTGCCCAGCGTCGCTGCGGCGCGGCCGCCCGCCAGCAGCACCAAAGTGCCGCGCAAGGCCCGGACGCTGGAGCGGGAGGTGCCCAGCGCTGAGGAGCTGCTGGTGGCCGGCAAACACCGGAGCGCCCCGGTTtgccggcccccggccccccccggccacCGCGCTGCACCCCAAGGTCGGTGTCATgctggggggggacggggacacatGCAAGGCCGCAGCGATGGCGCCGGGTGTGCACCCCCCACTTGTGCACGGTGCAACGGGGGCTCAGCTCCCCCCAGCAGGGAGATGGGGGTCACGGGGGGGCCCTGAAGGCCAGCGCTgaccccccccttttccccccagaTGCCGGCGATGCCGCCGGGAAGCCGCGGCGCGTCCAGCAGAGCAAGAACTGGACCTTCCCCAACGCCAAAGCCTGCGGCGCCCCCGACCCCTTCCTCTGCCCCCccggggggctggaggggctgcacCGGCCCGCGCTGGtaaggggggggcagggggttcTGTGAGAGCACCCCGCATggctggggagtgggggggcgcagtgagccccccccccccgccccccgccttgTCCTCACCGTGCTGCCCCTCCCCAGGCGCCCGTGTGCAGCCCAGCGGGACATCGAGGGGCGTCCCCAGAggcccccccgccgctgccccccgccctgAGCGCCAGCAGCAGCCGGACGCCCAGCGCCTCGGACGTGGGGGACGAGGGCAGCACGGAGGCTCGCTCGCGGGACGGGGGGCACGGCCCCCCAGGCCTGGAGCACTCCGAGTCCCTCAGCGACTCACTCTACGACAGCCTCTCGTCCTgcggcagccagggctgagcccccctcccaccaccccacgtcccccccaccccatctcctTCCCCCCGCCACCGCCGCACTCGCACGTCTTCCGCGCCCCCACCCCGCTGCTCCCCGCTCCCACTTTGGGGGTGCTGcctggagtgggggggggggttcCCAGTGCCCTGTACCCCCCTCCCCGGCTCTCTCCGATGGTGCTATCGCAGTGTACAGCCCCCGCCGCCGGGTTTTTAACTCAATAAAGCCGCCCTCCCCCGGTTTATTTATATACGTTATTGTGCAGCCGCTGTCGTCTCTGCGTCGGCCGCATCCTGCCcgggctgggggtggaggggggggggaaaagagggagggagggggctgaGAAATTCAACTCTGAGCTTTTATTGACTCGTCCCGGTGTACAAAGAGGTGACGGCGGGAGTGGGAGAGCTCGGAATTAAAAGACACGGGCCCCGCCGGCCGGCTCGCCCAGCAGAGCGGTTTCTGCTCCGTTTCTTGGCACTGGTGCTGAGTTCGGCTTCAGGGGGGGTCCTGCCGCCCACCCCGGGCTggcacggggcagggggggcgCCCCATGGCTGCCCGGGTCGGGGGTAACCCCCCGTCTGCGGGTGCAGGGGCGTGGTGGGGACGTTGGTGCCCACGGGGCCGGGGAGAAACCTCTGGAGAAAGCTCATggcagtggcgggggggggggtggggggggggggggaaaccccgAGGGAGGctctggggtggggtggggggggaagggggagccgAATTTCAGCAGGATCCACCAATTGGGTGGTTTCTAGTCAAAGAAAAGCTAAAcgagagaaaaaacccacaaggtgCAAAAGCTTCCGGGCTGCTTTTCGTCGGCAGCAAAGCGCAACCCCTTTAATGACCGGGCGaagggacggggaggggggggacagggacgTGGGGACGGCTCCCCCTCGGCCTGCGGCCGCTTcacttcttctccttcttcttcttctgcaaGAGGAGAAGTGGCCGGTCACTGCTGCGTTCgtctcccccaccccaaaattcAACGGGGCAGGTTTGTGTcccccccctgcccacccctggGACCGGCACCCACCTCAGTCATGCCCAGGATCATGAGGAGCTCCCGGAAAATGTCAACGAAGTCGAGGAAGAGATCGACGCAGTgcctgaggggagggagggaggatgcgCTCAGGGGGGGCCCATCCCggcccctgtgtcccccccatgtccccagcacccaccagatATAATCCTTGTCCCCGCTCTCGGCCTTCTCGATGATGAGCTGCGTGTCGAAGAGCACGAAGCCGCACATGATCATCAGCCCCAGGTAGAGGTTGGCCtgcgggagggaggggggacGTTAGCGGGGACACTCCTGTGCTGGTGTCTGTCCTCAGGGGGGCGGTCCTGACAAatgggggggcagcgggggggcctCACCGTGAAGAGCCAAGTGGATCCCACGAAGGCATTAACCACGGAGGAGAGAAGCATCAGGGTGAGGCCGGAGAGGAGGAAAcctgcagggagagggcagggggtgAGGCCAGGCCCCGGCCCACCGTggggtgccccccagcccctgtagggagcccccccaccccttgtgagccccccccctgcagcccctctcaCCTCCCAGGTAGAGAAAGCTGCGGCGCCGGGCATACAGGGCACTCAAGGAGAAGCAGGCGAAGATGGTGGCAGTGCCCAGGAAGGCGGTGGGGATGATGctaggagagaggagagggggtgaacaggggctgggggggcagcggggtggCCGCTGGGGCGGGGGGAACGCTCCTACCTGGGGTTGATGGAGATGCACATTTCCAGGAGGGGCCCCAGGTTGATGCCTGGAAGGACAGCAGGGTGTCACCGGAGCCGTTTTGGGGCCCTCATACCCCGTTTTGGGGCTCTCGTCCCTCATTCCCCAGGGCTTGGGGTCCTGTGGGACtctggggggggtccccagcacccacctacCTGTCAGGAAAGCGAAgcccaccagcatccccagcctCTTCTGCTCCGTCTCCCGGCTGTGCGGGGTGGCCGTCAGCCAGATCATCAGCCCCAGCGCGCCCAGGCCGGTCAGGAGGCTGAACTGTGGGGAGAGAGGTGGGTGGGGGCTCGGTATCGCCTCACCGGGGTGGCCCAGGAAGGGGGGTGTGAGCATGGGGGTCACCCACGACACCCCAAAGGCCCCTTACCTGGAAGAGGTGGGTCACCACGTTGATGtaggcccccgccgccgccacgaACATGCAGAGGGCGAAGCTGGCGTAGACCCTCTTCAGGTGCTCCTGGGTGGAGGCCGAGCTGCAGGGGAGGGGGTGGCAGTGAGGGAGGGTGGCGAGGCTGGCGCAGCCCCCCCCCGTGAGCCCCCCCACCTCGAGCCAGGCCCGCCCCAGGTGTTACTCACATGTGGGAGAACTTGAAGAGGGCATCAAAGTTGATGTTTCGATCGAAGACGTTCATGGTGCCCGACTGGGAGGGGGCCCGCCGGCCGCTTCACCGAGGTACAAGCTGCAAGAGCGGAGGTGGGTCAGGGGGATGCCGGAGCCCCCCCCCACTCTCTCCACGCTCCCCaaggagctcagcaggagccaaGGACCTGCCCAGCCCACCCGGAGCGAGCGGCGGGAGCTGCGGGCTGCGCCGGCCGGGCTCTGGAGCCCTCCTGGCCCAGCTGGCGCAAGCCTTGCGGGCTGTTGCGAGACCGGGAGCTGCCCCCGGGGAGGCCCCGACCCCGCGGGAGCGCTGCCGGCAGCTGGAAAGCGTCTTTGTGCCAAGCTACTATTAGCGCCCGTAATGACGTCCCTGGAGGAGGCTCTGGCAGCGCGAGGCTCCCTGCagggcctcctcctcctcctcctcccttcctccagccCCTCGTCCAGCCAGCTTGGCCAGTGCAGTTCACCCTGGCACTTATGGGAGTCCAACCAGCTTGGCCAGTGGCACGAGCCACTTGTCCCCAAAGGGTGGAGGGGACCAGACAGGCTGGGGCAGTCAGGGCCCAAGGGGGCACAGGCCGTGGGGCTTCAACTGGCCGCCCTGGTACAGGGAAGGGCCTGGGGTCTCCTCCTGCCACACCACCACAGACCCCCAAACCCACTGCCCGTGGCCAG
Proteins encoded in this region:
- the NCKAP5L gene encoding LOW QUALITY PROTEIN: nck-associated protein 5-like (The sequence of the model RefSeq protein was modified relative to this genomic sequence to represent the inferred CDS: deleted 1 base in 1 codon); the encoded protein is MSESVAEVPGDGSPAALGETGTSHELLQRLRELEAENSALAQANENQRETYERCLDEVANHVVQALLNQKDLREECIKLKKRVFDLERQNQALSDLFQQKLQLSAGSLPQLSLHPVPVPSDAPVSPQPGSAEQPPPPLPPGRCVPLPEVTPSVPSGSPGLSPGAPSLDALSPFFKKKAQILEVLRKLEETDPLLGPPPASPGSPEPCAAPGWPPCPLRGPGAAGGGWRGAEGSPCSSPEEAAPPRGALLSALAERLLRGEAGGGCCRRNGEAPGGPPRQRRSEHPAFLGLYTPGEESPEGGFAPLSPGGGPNPLPSPPKVLKLPPPPGALRLSPQLARASKIPCRGGNPEASPAFSRRASPDAPPEPGSPEPPAFPPPRAYEVAEQPPGPPGPPASGERAAASPPSTRRGTGGSAPSRRPGKKPPEPGYLPFKERLAALGKLRGAEGREPPGPGRPERGHGAETRPPPRGGLGGSLKHPEPAHGGEPLARCYSSGSMGEPGKVGGKGRPAGGRTPPRAPPAPPAKASRSPHGSPTKLPTKAGAGKAGTPRGEEAAGAKAVAPHKTPPVPEPPGTGGGPPPPPLPGAAAGHSAIEEKVMKGIEENVLRLQGQERAPAGEAKGKGASGLASWFGLRRSKLPALSRRGDGGRGREWAGTPAPLRREVKLAARKLEAESLNISKLMEKAEDLRKALREEHAFLQGLALEKGRPRGPPRGPGHLPVMYQEVTAETFMQQLLDRVDGKDAPYESRLDKRELCDLRHVPPDAKDPRLCRPARNGIVGHLREPPDKVPDVGLRDELPSDESLSESGTAQHFAACGSLTRTLDSGIGTFPPPDYGGVPAKSTPKPRGRPEPLPSVAAARPPASSTKVPRKARTLEREVPSAEELLVAGKHRSAPVCRPPAPPGHRAAPQDAGDAAGKPRRVQQSKNWTFPNAKACGAPDPFLCPPGGLEGLHRPALAPVCSPAGHRGASPEAPPPLPPALSASSSRTPSASDVGDEGSTEARSRDGGHGPPGLEHSESLSDSLYDSLSSCGSQG
- the TMBIM6 gene encoding bax inhibitor 1 produces the protein MNVFDRNINFDALFKFSHISASTQEHLKRVYASFALCMFVAAAGAYINVVTHLFQFSLLTGLGALGLMIWLTATPHSRETEQKRLGMLVGFAFLTGINLGPLLEMCISINPSIIPTAFLGTATIFACFSLSALYARRRSFLYLGGFLLSGLTLMLLSSVVNAFVGSTWLFTANLYLGLMIMCGFVLFDTQLIIEKAESGDKDYIWHCVDLFLDFVDIFRELLMILGMTEKKKKEKK